Proteins co-encoded in one Theileria equi strain WA chromosome 3, complete sequence genomic window:
- a CDS encoding tetratricopeptide repeat domain-containing protein (encoded by transcript BEWA_006490A), whose product MSAEQVPFDILSDDYDPEECSDNSIDEEELNNFLMGDVLAGTEERGKRSKRLSYADRFKQRLLNKKRKKEKLEKGDAPVKKKKKRKSTVSQSSKLKPELEKLMQEATNFYLDKKFDEAVKLLKEIVRRAPGLHDPFHTLGLIYEEEYKDLVTATSYYLLAAHLVPTDIYLWHRIGEMSQNIGNIDQAIYCFKKCLKDAYGEINEEVYFSLAICYVEKKDYNNAIKKFTVLFQLHPEDILVTTELSKCFQAIGDLNSSLIVLTAYFKLTFDMKIVDTICDLQISLELYMDCYELLEFIAKSNNLQPKNLATDHLVYYVIASIYLDKDVKDELSVLWDTKISAKYIYIISVALSSKYIEEALKWFKKGFQLPYELSPETAIKMAKLVIQVEKNNEFAISILKKSLETHPDHSELLIALADVLADIGDVTQVEEVLSRLTIDDFDKLRDIPQPIDQDERKETLFSLYDTIDSLLHKILSKPASRAYPCLLSKNEPLDAECKTRAHEWVDTFIRIIKDCEMDTKRAMHKLNDVKVMKQTIQTREDPVVNESSIFVTSESGRKGTSKNYSFLKIKKELGLQSAEDILGWDRYEDLIISACILMSILRRFHESFEILELISNGKKRYKSNIDHSERKRLIKTIDDLSFKMSSFGGLFKIAIGYARNEFLKDPTDGNLQCYSRILGTGKLAHAALFPLSSSNEKDVLLENRAWITRQLLQKPNNFELLMLAGHFCTISGNWTYAIDEYTRAVLQRPNDSVAALCLAVSYFNSAARKFTVDVNKAIVLGMTFLQKYATLRKASGKRLSQSCQAVFLAENCYNIARGFHMINMLHLAVPLYESCINTIKDMDSKPSMDVKVQCPCIICDYCRRKNPSLPHSATGFSTNSFIWSHGKEQIVKCAAYNLFLIYTQQNSLTQANHISSQYIVWN is encoded by the exons ATGAGTGCTGAGCAGGTTCCTTTTGATATCCTTTCGGACGACTATGACCC AGAGGAATGTAGCGATAACTCTATAGATGAGGAGGAGTTAAACAACTTCCTTATGGGCGATGTGCTCGCCGGAACGGAAGAAAGGGGTAAAAGATCAAAAAGGCTATCGTATGCCGATCGATTTAAGCAAAGATTACTAAAcaagaaaagaaagaagGAGAAATTAGAAAAGGGCGATGCTCCAGtcaagaaaaagaagaaaagaaagagTACAGTCTCACAATCGAGCAAATTAAAGCCGGAATTAGAGAAATTAATGCAAGAAGCCACAAATTTCTACTTGGACAAAAAATTCGATGAAGCTGTGAAGCTTTTGAAGGAAATTGTTCGCAGGGCTCCTGGTCTTCATGACCCTTTTCACACATTAGGACTCATTTACGAGGAAGAGTACAAGGATCTCGTGACAGCTACTAGCTACTATCTATTGGCGGCTCATCTGGTTCCTACAGACATATATTTATGGCACCGAATTGGTGAAATGTCGCAGAATATCGGTAATATAGACCAGGCCATCTACTGCTTCAAAAAATGTCTCAAGGATGCATACGGAGAGATCAATGAGGAAGTCTATTTTTCACTTGCTATATGCTATGTTGAAAAGAAGGACTACAACAATGCGATTAAAAAGTTCACTGTCTTGTTCCAGTTACATCCAGAGGATATTTTGGTTACAACTGAATTATCCAAGTGTTTTCAAGCAATAGGAGATCTTAACTCGTCCCTCATTGTCCTTACTGCCTACTTCAAGTTGACCTTTGACATGAAAATTGTGGATACAATATGCGATTTGCAGATAAGCTTGGAGTTGTACATGGATTGTTACGAACTCTTGGAGTTTATAGCAAAGTCCAACAACTTGCAACCAAAAAATCTTGCAACTGATCACCTAGTTTACTATGTCATTGCATCCATATACCTAGACAAGGACGTAAAAGATGAATTGAGCGTGCTTTGGGATACAAAAATCTCTGCAAAGTATATCTACATAATTTCTGTGGCGCTTTCATCGAAATACATTGAAGAAGCCTTAAAATGGTTCAAAAAAGGGTTTCAGTTACCATATGAACTTTCTCCAGAAACTGCAATAAAAATGGCCAAATTAGTTATTCAAGTAGAGAAGAATAACGAATTTGCTATATCTATACTCAAAAAATCATTGGAAACGCATCCTGATCATTCTGAGCTTTTGATTGCACTTGCTGATGTTCTTGCTGATATAGGTGATGTTACACAAGTGGAGGAGGTGCTATCCAGACTAACAATAGATGACTTCGACAAGCTTCGTGACATTCCTCA ACCAATTGACCAGGATGAACGTAAAGAAACACTCTTCTCTCTCTACGACACCATCGACAGTCTACTGCACAAAATTCTTTCAAAGCCTGCATCAAGAGCCTATCCATGTTTATTGTCTAAGAATGAACCCTTGGATGCTGAATGTAAAACTCGGGCACATGAGTGGGTGGATACCTTTATAAGAATTATAAAGGATTGTGAGATGGATACTAAGAGAGCAATGCACAAATTAAATGATGTCAAAGTAATGAAACAGACCATACAAACGAGGGAAGACCCTGTAGTAAACGAATCATCAATATTTGTTACGAGCGAAAGCGGTAGGAAAGGTACCAGTAAAAACTATTCATTTTTGAAGATAAAGAAAGAATTGGGTTTGCAATCTGCAGAGGATATTTTAGGATGGGATCGATATGAGGATTTGATCATCTCCGCCTGTATATTAATGTCAATTCTCCGCCGATTCCATGAGAGCTTTGAGATTTTGGAGCTCATATCCAATGGGAAAAAGAGATACAAATCTAACATTGACCATTCCGaaaggaaaagattgaTTAAGACTATAGATGATTTGTCATTCAAAATGAGCTCATTTGGAGGTCTATTCAAAATTGCAATAGGTTACGCTAGAAATGAATTTTTGAAGGATCCAACCGATGGTAATTTGCAATGTTATAGCAGAATATTAGGAACTGGAAAGCTGGCCCATGCTGCCTTGTTTCCcctttcttcttccaaCGAAAAGGATGtccttttggaaaataGGGCATGGATAACTAGGCAACTTCTTCAGAAACCAAACAACTTTGAGCTTTTAATGCTTGCAGGTCATTTCTGTACTATTTCTGGGAACTGGACCTATGCAATTGATGAATACACTCGTGCTGTTCTGCAACGGCCTAATGATTCTGTTGCAGCTCTTTGTTTAGCTGTTAGCTACTTTAACTCCGCTGCCAGAAAATTTACTGTT GATGTGAATAAGGCCATTGTACTTGGGATGACTTTTTTGCAGAAGTACGCAACACTCCGCAAAGCATCAGGTAAAAGACTATCGCAAAGCTGCCAAGCAGTGTTTTTGGCGGAGAACTGTTACAATATCGCAAG GGGTTTTCACATGATAAACATGCTACACCTGGCGGTACCACTCTATGAATCCTGCATTAATACAATCAAAGATATGGACTCCAAGCCATCCATGGATGTAAAGGTCCAGTGCCCGTGTATCATATGTGATTACTGTCGCAGGAAGAATCCCAGTCTTCCTCATTCTGCGACAGGTTTTTCTACAAACTCGTTTATATGGAGTCATGGAAAAGAGCAAATTGTAAAG TGTGCTGCCTACAACCTCTTTTTGATCTATACACAACAAAACAGTTTAACACAAGCAAACCACATTTCTAGTCAGTATATAGTATGGAACTGA
- a CDS encoding histone H2a, putative (encoded by transcript BEWA_006500A): MTAKDKGGVAGGRKKAIKAVTKSAKAGLQFPVGRIGRYLKNGRFAKRVGAGAPVYLAAVLEYLCAEILELAGNAARDNKKSRIIPRHIQLAIRNDEELSKFLGGITIAAGGVMPNVQAVLLPKKNKKDKE; encoded by the coding sequence atgaCGGCAAAGGATAAGGGTGGTGTTGCTGGTGGACGCAAAAAGGCCATTAAGGCAGTAACCAAATCAGCCAAGGCTGGTTTGCAATTCCCAGTTGGCCGTATTGGCAGATACTTGAAGAATGGCCGTTTCGCCAAGAGAGTAGGTGCCGGTGCCCCTGTCTACTTGGCAGCTGTACTCGAGTACTTGTGTGCAGAAATTCTTGAATTGGCAGGAAATGCCGCCAGGGACAACAAGAAGTCCCGTATCATTCCCCGCCATATTCAGTTGGCCATAAGGAACGACGAAGAGCTTTCCAAGTTCCTCGGAGGTATCACCATTGCCGCTGGTGGTGTTATGCCAAATGTCCAAGCCGTTCTTCTTCCcaagaagaacaagaagGATAAGGAATAA
- a CDS encoding histone H3, putative (encoded by transcript BEWA_006510A), whose translation MARTKQTARKSTGGKAPRKQLASKAARKTAPVTGGIKKPHRYRPGTVALREIRRYQKSTELLIRKLPFQRLVREIAQDFKTDLRFQSSAVLALQEAAEAYLVGLFEDTNLCAIHAKRVTIMPKDIQLARRIRGERA comes from the coding sequence ATGGCGCGTACAAAGCAGACTGCTCGTAAATCAACTGGTGGTAAGGCTCCAAGGAAGCAATTGGCCTCCAAGGCTGCCCGCAAGACCGCTCCAGTCACCGGTGGTATCAAGAAGCCACATCGTTACCGCCCCGGTACTGTTGCCTTGCGTGAAATCAGAAGGTATCAGAAGTCTACTGAGCTTTTGATCCGCAAGTTGCCCTTCCAGAGACTCGTCAGGGAAATTGCTCAAGATTTCAAGACCGATCTCAGGTTCCAGTCTTCTGCTGTCTTGGCTCTCCAAGAAGCTGCCGAGGCTTACCTTGTTGGTTTGTTCGAGGACACAAACTTGTGCGCTATTCATGCCAAGAGGGTTACCATTATGCCAAAGGACATCCAACTCGCCAGGAGGATCAGAGGTGAAAGAGCCTAA
- a CDS encoding hypothetical protein (encoded by transcript BEWA_006520A), whose amino-acid sequence MDEDVLVQYVLMRDDLETNGKPWNRGSLIAQACHACISAVSVYSTDPNVIRYISPENLPVMRTVVLSVASETELNSYHSLLLSHGVNNHLFTEQPENIITCLATAPVQKSRIYSLVKNLKLFK is encoded by the exons atggatgaagatgtCCTGGTACAGTACGTGCTTATGAGAGATGACCTGGAGACAAACGGGAAGCCATGGAATAGAGGATCTCTGATAGCTCAAGCGTGCCATGCATG CATATCGGCTGTAAGCGTATATAGCACCGATCCAAACGTGATCCGATACATTTCACCAGAGAATTTGCCTGTTATGAGGACCGTTGTTTTAAGCGTTGCTAGTGAAACAGAATTGAACTCGTACCATAGTCTCCTGCTTTCTCACGGGGTAAACAATCATCTATTCACAGAACAaccagaaaatataatcACATGTCTAGCTACGGCTCCAGTACAAAAGTCTAGAATATACTCACTTGTAAAAAACCTCAAGCTCTTCAAGTAG
- a CDS encoding hypothetical protein (encoded by transcript BEWA_006530A) — translation MIAKDGISQPAPPPKPLIPQAVQNAIQSVQSGLQASGVQPGLIQPGIMVQSPPIPQSRIPTMAPVLSAIHSQTAAVITKAPTNMPSIAPYPPQLIKPLIDTLMGPAVPTIPLQSDDTVKLTNVVYVGGLTSDTSNEFIIKMLQKCGKISHFKRHTDPSSGLLATFAFCDFESPGGAYYAMECLSDIPYKEGRIKISCNEKVKDQIATWKEQKIAEIKSQNPEYTTEKVAEHMKSTQDALREEFNGIIKLNDTTVEEIKPITGQPVKKKVETPRETVNEVVSYTTKEYTVHHKESHRRNKIRSKKRDYDERFRDDEPEWIREEEKLLRRLNRLGTVKQSLREKLIKEDLEGLSRYNPRIRQKERIQDEEDAQEEESEARKKHIPIHAQPAPVVEQKKSIPNVFAAQEEEEETIYTKKHKPLVKLRKDEDIWEQVPTEEEQVFKFPLDWDGIFKDGTVNALIEPWIRKCIQEYMGDEESLVNDVIEFLTGRLAEHPTPSELLFDVEQFLDDESKGFVLQLWRMLIFQHMKLEL, via the exons ATGATAGCTAAAGATGGAATTTCGCAGCCAGCTCCACCTCCGAAACCTTTGATTCCACAGGCTGTGCAAAATGCAATACAAAGCGTACAAAGTGGATTGCAAGCTAGCGGTGTACAACCAGGTCTAATTCAGCCGGGAATCATGGTACAATCACCCCCAATTCCACAGTCTAGGATACCAACAATGGCTCCAGTATTATCTGCAATTCACTCCCAAACAGCTGCAGTTATAACAAAGGCACCAACAAACATGCCTTCTATCGCACCTTATCCTCCACAGTTGATAAAGCCCCTGATTGACACCTTGATGGGTCCAGCGGTTCCGACGATTCCGCTTCAATCGGATGACACTGTCAAGTTGACAAACGTTGTCTATGTCGGTGGACTTACATCAGACACGTCTAACGAATTTATAATCAAGATGTTACAG AAATGCGGAAAAATAAGTCATTTTAAGCGTCACACGGATCCATCTAGTGGTTTACTTGCTACATTTGCATTCTGTGATTTTGAATCACCAGGAGGTGCATATTATGCTATGGAATGCCTTTCTGATATCCCATacaaagaaggaagaataaag ATAAGTTGCAACGAAAAGGTAAAGGACCAAATTGCAACTTGGAAGGAGCAGAAAATTGCAGAGATTAAATCGCAAAACCCGGAATACACCACCGAAAAGGTTGCAGAACATATGAAATCCACCCAAGATGCATTAAGGGAGGAATTCAACGGCATTATAAAGTTAAATGATACGACTGTAGAGGAAATAAAACCTATAACTGGACAACCAGTGAAGAAAAAGGTAGAAACTCCTCGCGAAACTGTGAATGAGGTAGTTAGCTATACTACTAAGGAATATACTGTACACCACAAAGAATCGCACAGAAGAAATAAAATTAGGTCAAAGAAGAGAGACTACGATGAAAGATTCAGAGATGATGAACCAGAATGGATTAGAGAGGAAGAGAAGCTACTAAGACGTCTAAACAGACTTGGAACCGTGAAACAAAGTTTACGCGAAAAACTCATAAAGGAAGATTTAGAGGGGTTGTCACGATATAATCCAAGAATTAGACAGAAGGAACGCAtacaagatgaagaagatgcgCAAGAAGAGGAGTCAGAGGCTAGAAAGAAGCATATACCAATACATGCTCAACCAGCACCTGTTGTTGAACAAAAGAAATCTATTCCAAATGTATTCGCCGCgcaagaagaggaagaagagacCATATACACCAAGAAACATAAACCTCTTGTTAAACTGAGaaaggatgaagatatttGGGAACAGGTACCTACCGAAGAGGAACAAGTATTCAAGTTCCCCCTAGACTGGGATGGAATATTCAAGGACGGGACAGTCAATGCACTTATTGAGCCATGGATTAGAAAGTGTATTCAGGAATATATGGGTGATGAAGAATCGCTTGTGAATGATGTTATAGAGTTCCTCACAGGACGACTGGCAGAACATCCAACTCCATCCGAGCTTTTATTTGATGTTGAACAATTTTTGGATGATGAAAGTAAAGGTTTTGTTCTCCAGCTGTGGAGAATGCTCATTTTTCAACACATGAAATTGGAGTTGTAA
- a CDS encoding hypothetical protein (encoded by transcript BEWA_006540A), translated as MPSPTSGVTINIREKPTDNENLPYIYGSDQVRLERGENPPGSGFLMFKHTSPNGQPFQVDKVMFGDAQVSDIGVNYGDKIDHLAVWYWRETLETMTNPLLAEVFRNGSYTYNYNKGGMETSWTSLPIIQNPRPIPLHNKDLETQLDGLNCYLNDAVTLNLTFENSSKLSNNSARGKNTYCCITHSPNATSGRVSVEKVKVSCKQNPNHRSADCYKHEFTPSNGWRLAAIKYDPTGGSTRNRINLNGHKSPPSVTTVYAFYKDNNPKLIYVEGNEENKWFKSPTGGNSNDENWEKVLTDLQGIKPTNFNSLTCNQWSKLKEALTEAGCGSLPKCPQEHSQSSFRLSAGGGSPSTPPGPQGPSGIDGYRGDTVEKGTQDTKSLQEQEQQQRTKESEELRQEVKEAEGEGSEKEKLKKKEEEDGVQVTNGDQTGSTESSSPEQGAAEGDPDGPGRGGDGTAAEFGTGAAEAGIFATIGYFIAGTTGSGAAGFLGYKGYKLYQNFKGDPWVRQI; from the coding sequence ATGCCTAGTCCTACATCTGGTGTCACTATAAATATAAGAGAGAAACCTACCGATAATGAAAATCTACCATATATATATGGATCTGACCAAGTTAGGCTGGAAAGAGGAGAAAATCCTCCTGGCTCTGGCTTCTTAATGTTTAAGCATACTTCGCCTAATGGACAACCTTTTCAGGTTGACAAAGTGATGTTTGGAGATGCTCAGGTTTCAGATATAGGAGTTAACTATGGTGATAAGATTGATCACCTTGCAGTATGGTACTGGAGAGAAACACTTGAAACTATGACAAACCCTCTTCTAGCAGAGGTATTTAGGAATGGAAGTTACACTTACAACTATAACAAAGGAGGTATGGAAACAAGCTGGACTTCACTTCCCATAATACAAAATCCTCGACCTATTCCACTCCATAATAAAGACCTAGAAACTCAGCTTGATGGCCTTAACTGCTATCTCAATGATGCAGTTACTTTGAATCTAACTTTTGAGAATTCTAGCAAACTTTCAAACAATAGTGCTCGTGGTAAGAACACCTACTGTTGCATTACTCATAGTCCTAATGCTACTAGCGGGAGGGTCTCTGTTGAGAAAGTAAAAGTTTCTTGTAAACAAAACCCTAATCATCGTAGTGCCGACTGctacaaacatgaattTACTCCTAGCAATGGATGGAGGCTTGCAGCTATCAAGTACGATCCTACTGGTGGGTCTACTAGGAATAGAATAAATTTGAATGGACACAAATCTCCTCCAAGCGTAACAACCGTATATGCATTCTACAAAGACAATAATCCAAAACTGATATACGTTGAAGGAAATGAGGAAAACAAGTGGTTTAAAAGTCCTACTGGTGGTAACAGCAACGACGAAAACTGGGAAAAAGTCTTGACTGACCTCCAAGGTATAAAACCTACTAACTTTAATAGCCTTACCTGTAACCAATGGAGTAAACTCAAAGAAGCACTAACAGAGGCTGGATGTGGAAGCTTGCCAAAATGTCCTCAAGAACATTCTCAATCCTCATTTCGACTAAGTGCCGGTGGAGGATCTCCTTCTACTCCTCCTGGACCTCAAGGACCTTCTGGTATAGATGGTTATAGAGGAGATACGGTGGAAAAAGGTACTCAAGATACTAAATCACTACAAGAACAAGAACAACAACAACGTactaaagaatctgaagaactAAGACAAGAAGTCAAAGAAGCCGAAGGTGAAGGCtctgaaaaggaaaaactcaaaaagaaagaagaggaagatggtgTTCAAGTTACTAATGGTGATCAAACTGGATCTACTgaatcctcatctccaGAGCAAGGTGCTGCTGAAGGAGACCCTGATGGACCTGGTAGAGGTGGTGATGGTACCGCTGCTGAATTTGGTACTGGGGCCGCTGAAGCTGGCATTTTTGCTACTATTGGATACTTTATTGCTGGAACTACAGGATCCGGCGCAGCTGGTTTCTTGGGATATAAGGGTTATAAGTTATaccaaaactttaaaggagatccatgggttagacagatttag
- a CDS encoding RNA recognition motif domain-containing protein (encoded by transcript BEWA_006550A) has protein sequence MEKVTGYSLLIRNLRYSTSPQIVKETFERFGRIRDVYLPLDYNTRRPRGFGFVEYYEKEDVLEAVKAMDNADLDGSVITCCLAQDRRKSPNSMRRAYRGSRRGYDERRYRSRSRSYRDVRRSYSYGRRGRYDGDYYNGRRYSRDRSPERYSRDYRPVRDYRPHRDARRDYRPPMRDRRRDYEDRFQGEDRLSPRSQSPKRVEHSPERSSQDN, from the exons ATGGAGAAGGTTACCGGTTATTCTCTTCTTATACGTAATTTACGTTATTCCACATCGCCTCAGATTGTAAAGGAGACGTTTGAGAGGTTCGGTAGAATCCGCGATGTATATCTGCCTCTCGACTATAATACCCGGCGTCCCCGCGGCTTCGGATTCGTAGAatactatgaaaaggaggatGTTCTTGAAGCTGTCAAGGCAATGGATAATGCAGATTTAGATGGCAGCGTAATCACTTGCTGCCTGGCACAAGACAGGAGGAAGTCACCAAACTCCATGAGACGTGCGTACAGAGGCTCCAGGAG GGGATACGACGAAAGAAGGTATAGGTCACGCAGCAGGAGCTATCGCGACGTCCGCCGGTCGTACAGctatggaagaagaggacGCTACGACGGAGACTATTACAACGGAAGGAGGTACAGCCGTGATCGTTCTCCAGAACGCTATTCTAGAGATTATCGCCCCGTAAGGGATTACCGACCACACCGCGACGCCAGACGAGACTATAGGCCACCCATGAGAGACCGCAGAAGAGACTATGAAGACAGGTTCCAAGGCGAAGATAGACTATCACCCAGAAGCCAATCGCCAAAAAGGGTCGAACACTCACCAGAACGTTCATCACAGGATAATTAG